One segment of Streptomyces sp. YIM 121038 DNA contains the following:
- a CDS encoding ABC transporter permease, which translates to MLAYLIRRLIAVIIMVLVVLLATFTVFFMLPKWAGQDIAVLFAGKQAGAEQLAGIRTKLGLDDPLIVQFWDFIKGIPMGRDYANGSDVTHCPAPCFGYSFRTEAPVWETLKDALPVTGALAAGACVLWLAAGVATGVVSALKRGTIWDRAAMTTALGGVSLPVFFTGMVAMGIFVHNLGWVKIADSLSTDDSIDVWFQTLILPWIVLAFLNAAMYARLTRATMMEVLGEDYIRTARAKGLGESVVIRRHALRSAMTPILTVFGLDLGVLMGGAVLTESTFNLPGLGLEAVRAISSKDLPVILGVTLCAALAIAVANLVVDLLYAVIDPRVRLG; encoded by the coding sequence GTGCTTGCTTACCTCATCCGGCGCCTGATCGCCGTCATCATCATGGTGCTGGTCGTACTGCTCGCGACCTTCACCGTCTTCTTCATGCTGCCCAAGTGGGCTGGACAGGACATCGCCGTCCTCTTCGCCGGCAAGCAGGCCGGAGCCGAGCAGCTCGCCGGCATCCGGACCAAGCTGGGTCTCGACGACCCGCTGATCGTCCAGTTCTGGGACTTCATCAAGGGCATCCCGATGGGCCGGGACTACGCCAACGGCAGTGACGTCACGCACTGCCCGGCGCCCTGCTTCGGCTACTCCTTCCGCACCGAGGCGCCCGTCTGGGAGACCCTCAAGGACGCCCTGCCCGTGACCGGCGCGCTCGCCGCCGGTGCCTGTGTGCTGTGGCTCGCCGCCGGTGTCGCCACCGGTGTGGTCTCCGCGCTCAAGCGGGGCACCATCTGGGACCGCGCCGCGATGACCACCGCCCTCGGCGGCGTCTCGCTGCCCGTCTTCTTCACCGGCATGGTCGCGATGGGCATCTTCGTCCACAACCTGGGCTGGGTGAAGATCGCCGACAGCCTCTCGACGGACGACAGCATCGACGTCTGGTTCCAGACACTGATCCTGCCGTGGATCGTGCTCGCCTTCCTCAACGCCGCGATGTACGCGCGTCTCACCCGCGCCACCATGATGGAAGTCCTCGGCGAGGACTACATCCGCACCGCGCGCGCCAAGGGCCTCGGCGAGTCCGTCGTCATCCGCAGACACGCCCTGCGCTCCGCGATGACGCCGATCCTCACCGTCTTCGGACTCGACCTCGGCGTCCTCATGGGCGGCGCCGTGCTCACCGAGTCCACCTTCAACCTTCCGGGCCTCGGCCTCGAAGCGGTCAGGGCCATCAGCAGCAAGGACCTGCCCGTGATCCTCGGCGTCACCCTGTGCGCGGCCCTCGCCATCGCCGTCGCCAACCTCGTCGTGGACCTTCTGTACGCCGTCATTGACCCGCGAGTGAGGCTGGGATGA
- a CDS encoding ABC transporter ATP-binding protein — translation MTELSKSGAAVGEPTTGSAAPTAFLEVRDLKVHFPTDDGLVKSVDGLTFSLEKGRTLGIVGESGSGKSVTSLGILGLHTAGQYGRRKPQLSGEIWLNGTELLSAPPDQVRKLRGREMAMIFQDPLSALHPYYSIGKQITEAYRVHHDVDKKAARKRAIEMLDRVGIPQPDKRVDSYPHEFSGGMRQRAMIAMALVNNPELLIADEPTTALDVTVQAQILDLIRDLQKEFGSAVIMITHDLGVVAEMADELLVMYGGRCVERGSAQEVFYEPQHPYTWGLLGSMPRIDREETERLIPVKGSPPSLINLPSGCAFNPRCPYADVPKDNITRTERPELTEVGSGHFSACHMSREERTRIWTEEIAPKL, via the coding sequence ATGACCGAACTGAGCAAGAGCGGTGCCGCGGTGGGCGAGCCCACCACCGGTTCCGCGGCCCCCACCGCCTTCCTCGAGGTCCGCGACCTCAAGGTGCACTTCCCCACCGACGACGGCCTGGTGAAGTCCGTCGACGGCCTGACCTTCTCCCTGGAGAAGGGCCGCACCCTCGGCATCGTCGGCGAGTCCGGCTCCGGCAAGTCCGTGACCTCGCTCGGCATCCTCGGTCTGCACACGGCCGGGCAGTACGGCCGCCGCAAGCCGCAGCTGTCCGGCGAGATCTGGCTGAACGGCACCGAGCTGCTCAGCGCGCCGCCGGACCAGGTGCGCAAGCTGCGCGGCCGCGAGATGGCGATGATCTTCCAGGACCCGCTGTCCGCGCTGCACCCGTACTACTCCATCGGCAAGCAGATCACCGAGGCGTACCGGGTCCACCACGACGTCGACAAGAAGGCCGCCCGCAAGCGCGCCATCGAGATGCTCGACCGCGTCGGCATCCCGCAGCCGGACAAGCGGGTGGACTCCTACCCGCACGAGTTCTCCGGCGGCATGCGCCAGCGCGCGATGATCGCGATGGCCCTGGTCAACAACCCGGAGCTGCTGATCGCCGACGAGCCCACGACGGCGCTCGACGTGACGGTCCAGGCCCAGATCCTGGACCTGATCAGGGACCTGCAGAAGGAGTTCGGCTCCGCGGTCATCATGATTACCCACGACCTGGGCGTCGTGGCGGAGATGGCCGACGAACTCCTCGTGATGTACGGCGGCCGCTGCGTCGAGCGCGGCTCGGCCCAGGAGGTCTTCTACGAGCCCCAGCACCCCTACACCTGGGGCCTGCTCGGCTCGATGCCGCGCATCGACCGCGAGGAGACCGAGCGCCTCATCCCGGTCAAGGGCTCCCCGCCCAGCCTCATCAACCTGCCGAGCGGCTGCGCCTTCAACCCGCGGTGCCCCTACGCCGACGTGCCCAAGGACAACATCACGCGGACGGAGCGCCCCGAACTGACCGAGGTCGGCTCCGGCCACTTCTCGGCCTGCCACATGTCGCGCGAGGAGCGCACCCGGATCTGGACCGAAGAGATTGCGCCGAAGCTGTGA
- a CDS encoding dipeptide ABC transporter ATP-binding protein: MTIPEQTKKSSTAKSAEALLKVEGLVKHFPIKKGLLQRQVAAVQAVDGLTFDVRSGETLGVVGESGCGKSTMGRLITRLLEPTSGRVEFEGVDITHLGTARMRPLRRDVQMIFQDPYSSLNPRHTIGTIVGAPFKLQGVKPEGGIKKTVQEMLERVGLNPEHYNRYPHEFSGGQRQRIGIARALALKPKLVVADEPVSALDVSIQAQVVNLLDDLQDELGLTYVIIAHDLSVIRHVSDRIAVMYLGKMVELADRKDLYTKPMHPYTKALLSAVPVPDPKRRGTKSERILLRGDVPSPIDPPTGCRFHTRCWKATEICAVKEPPLLSLEPGHQVACHHPENADDQAPEDTKLLSVAREAIDVVTVTTAADEAEAEAEPKAEPKAEPKAEPKAEPKAEPKAEPKAEPKAEPKAEPKAKAEAAAAPSQEAEAATEAPTPEKAADPE; encoded by the coding sequence ATGACGATCCCGGAGCAGACGAAGAAGTCGTCGACGGCGAAGTCCGCGGAGGCGCTGCTCAAGGTCGAGGGCCTGGTCAAGCACTTCCCCATCAAGAAGGGGCTGCTCCAGCGCCAGGTCGCGGCCGTGCAGGCCGTGGACGGCCTCACCTTCGACGTGCGGTCCGGCGAGACCCTCGGCGTCGTCGGCGAGTCCGGCTGCGGCAAGTCGACCATGGGCCGGCTCATCACCCGGCTGCTCGAACCGACCAGCGGGCGGGTGGAGTTCGAGGGCGTGGACATCACGCACCTGGGCACCGCGCGGATGCGCCCGCTGCGCCGCGACGTCCAGATGATCTTCCAGGACCCGTACTCCTCGCTGAACCCGCGCCACACCATCGGCACGATCGTGGGCGCGCCGTTCAAGCTCCAGGGCGTCAAGCCCGAGGGCGGCATCAAGAAGACCGTCCAGGAGATGCTGGAGCGCGTCGGCCTGAACCCGGAGCACTACAACCGCTATCCGCACGAGTTCTCCGGCGGCCAGCGCCAGCGCATCGGCATCGCGCGGGCGCTCGCGCTCAAGCCGAAGCTGGTGGTGGCGGACGAGCCCGTCTCCGCGCTCGACGTCTCCATCCAGGCGCAGGTCGTCAACCTCCTCGACGACCTCCAGGACGAGCTCGGGCTCACCTATGTGATCATCGCGCACGACCTGTCGGTCATCCGGCACGTGTCCGACCGGATCGCGGTGATGTACCTGGGCAAGATGGTCGAGCTCGCGGACCGCAAGGACCTGTACACCAAGCCGATGCACCCGTACACCAAGGCGCTGCTCTCCGCGGTGCCGGTGCCGGACCCCAAGCGGCGCGGTACCAAGAGCGAGCGCATCCTGCTCCGCGGCGACGTGCCCTCGCCGATCGACCCGCCCACCGGCTGCCGCTTCCACACGCGCTGCTGGAAGGCGACGGAGATCTGCGCGGTCAAGGAGCCGCCGCTGCTCTCCCTGGAGCCCGGACACCAGGTGGCCTGCCACCACCCGGAGAACGCGGACGACCAGGCGCCCGAGGACACGAAGCTCCTGTCGGTGGCGCGCGAGGCCATCGACGTGGTGACGGTCACGACGGCGGCGGACGAGGCGGAGGCCGAGGCCGAGCCCAAGGCCGAGCCCAAGGCCGAGCCCAAGGCCGAGCCCAAGGCCGAGCCCAAGGCCGAGCCCAAGGCCGAGCCCAAGGCCGAGCCCAAGGCCGAGCCCAAGGCCGAGCCCAAGGCCAAGGCTGAAGCCGCGGCCGCGCCTTCGCAGGAAGCCGAGGCCGCGACGGAGGCCCCCACGCCCGAGAAGGCAGCGGACCCGGAGTGA
- a CDS encoding trimeric intracellular cation channel family protein, with translation MLHDLFSPSVQHALDIAGIFVFAISGALLAVRKNFDVFGIAVLAEVTALGGGLFRDLVIGAVPPAAFTDLGYFLTPLLAALLVFFLHPEVERTQLAVNVFDAAGLGLFCVTGTAKAYDYGLGLTASAALGLATAVGGGVLRDIIANEVPSLVRWDRDLYAVPAIVGAAIVALCLRYDALNGFTTGLAIVTAFVLRLLAMRYHWRAPRAWNRRSSAAEDGA, from the coding sequence GTGCTTCACGATTTGTTCAGCCCCTCCGTCCAGCACGCCCTGGACATCGCCGGGATCTTCGTCTTCGCGATCTCCGGCGCGCTCCTCGCCGTCCGCAAGAACTTCGACGTCTTCGGCATCGCCGTCCTCGCCGAGGTCACCGCGCTCGGCGGCGGGCTCTTCCGGGACCTGGTGATCGGCGCGGTGCCGCCCGCCGCCTTCACGGACCTCGGCTACTTCCTCACCCCGCTGCTCGCCGCGCTGCTCGTGTTCTTCCTGCACCCGGAGGTCGAACGCACCCAGCTCGCCGTGAACGTCTTCGACGCGGCGGGCCTCGGCCTGTTCTGCGTCACCGGAACGGCCAAGGCGTACGACTACGGCCTCGGCCTCACCGCGTCCGCGGCCCTCGGCCTCGCCACCGCGGTGGGCGGCGGCGTCCTGCGCGACATCATCGCCAACGAGGTGCCGTCCCTGGTGCGCTGGGACCGCGACCTGTACGCGGTGCCGGCGATCGTGGGCGCGGCGATCGTCGCCCTGTGCCTGCGCTACGACGCCCTGAACGGCTTCACGACCGGGCTCGCGATCGTCACGGCGTTCGTGCTTCGGCTGCTCGCGATGCGCTACCACTGGCGGGCGCCCCGGGCCTGGAACCGGCGGTCCTCGGCGGCGGAGGACGGCGCCTGA
- a CDS encoding thioesterase family protein: MAETAAAPAPRATIGNSEFDRDTEVFAREPGVYDTELSAGWTIISAVNGGYLLALVGRALAHALPHSDPFTVSAHYLTASEPGPAVVRTQVVRAGRGLSTGQASLYQEEGGREVERLRVVASYGDLDALPDDVRTSALPPDLPPVEQCFGPDDAPDRGAVPGSSAIADRLWLKLDPATLGWALGAPSGKGEMRGWFGLADGRDPDPLSLLLAVDALPPTAFELGLSGWVPTIELTAHIRARPAPGPLRVSITTRNLAGGFLEEDAEVWDTADRLVAQSRQLARARL, encoded by the coding sequence ATGGCGGAAACAGCTGCGGCGCCCGCGCCGCGCGCGACGATCGGCAACAGCGAGTTCGACCGCGACACCGAGGTCTTCGCGCGCGAACCCGGCGTCTACGACACCGAGCTCTCGGCGGGCTGGACCATCATCAGCGCCGTCAACGGCGGCTACCTCCTCGCCCTCGTCGGCCGCGCGCTCGCGCACGCGCTGCCCCACTCCGACCCGTTCACGGTCTCGGCGCACTATCTGACGGCGTCCGAGCCGGGGCCCGCCGTCGTCCGTACGCAGGTCGTGCGCGCCGGGCGCGGCCTGTCCACCGGGCAGGCCTCCCTCTACCAGGAGGAGGGCGGGCGCGAGGTCGAGCGGCTGCGCGTCGTCGCCTCGTACGGCGACCTCGACGCGCTCCCCGACGACGTGCGCACCTCGGCGCTGCCGCCGGACCTGCCGCCCGTCGAGCAGTGCTTCGGGCCCGACGACGCGCCGGACCGCGGGGCGGTGCCCGGCAGCTCCGCGATCGCGGACCGGCTCTGGCTGAAGCTCGACCCGGCGACGCTCGGGTGGGCGCTCGGGGCGCCCTCCGGCAAGGGCGAGATGCGCGGCTGGTTCGGCCTCGCGGACGGGCGCGACCCGGATCCGCTGTCGCTGCTCCTCGCGGTGGACGCGCTGCCGCCGACGGCGTTCGAGCTGGGGCTCTCCGGCTGGGTGCCGACCATCGAGCTGACCGCGCACATCCGGGCCAGGCCCGCGCCGGGGCCGCTGCGGGTCTCCATCACCACGCGCAACCTGGCCGGGGGCTTCCTGGAGGAGGACGCCGAGGTCTGGGACACGGCCGACCGCCTGGTGGCCCAGTCCCGCCAACTGGCCAGGGCCCGCCTCTGA
- a CDS encoding putative sulfate exporter family transporter has translation MALLGQRPAKTAPPAAGPAAGPGPWPGLALAAAAVALAWLTHRLLPGLPMLTVAIVLGLVAAHVPGTRTWVRGPAKAGLTFAAKRLMRVGVVLLGLKLSLDDVLGVGWQTVAMVLVTVAATFFGTWWLGRRLGLPGDQPLLIATGYSICGASAIGAVGDVSKSEERDTAVSVAVVTLCGTLAIAVLPLLQGPLGLTDAEFGRWVGASVHDVGQVVATAQTAGGDALGEGVLVKLMRVAVLAPLVAAVAVSVRARGAAAPGERRPAVVPLFVAGFLLMVGLRSTDLLSGSALDAAGLAQELLLGAALFGLGSAVDLRSLARTGGRVALVGLCAWVVVAGVSYAGVCLTA, from the coding sequence ATGGCGCTGCTCGGACAGCGCCCGGCGAAGACCGCGCCCCCCGCAGCCGGGCCCGCCGCCGGACCCGGCCCCTGGCCGGGGCTCGCCCTCGCCGCGGCCGCGGTGGCGCTCGCCTGGCTGACGCACCGGCTGCTGCCCGGTCTGCCGATGCTGACCGTCGCCATCGTGCTCGGTCTGGTCGCCGCGCACGTACCCGGTACGCGGACGTGGGTGCGCGGGCCCGCCAAGGCCGGGCTCACCTTCGCGGCGAAGCGCCTGATGCGGGTGGGCGTGGTGCTCCTCGGCCTGAAGCTCAGCCTCGACGACGTGCTCGGCGTGGGCTGGCAGACCGTCGCGATGGTGCTCGTGACGGTGGCGGCCACGTTCTTCGGCACCTGGTGGCTCGGCCGGCGGCTCGGGCTCCCCGGCGACCAGCCCCTGCTCATCGCCACCGGCTACTCGATCTGCGGCGCCTCGGCGATCGGCGCGGTCGGCGACGTGTCCAAGAGCGAGGAGCGGGACACCGCCGTGTCCGTGGCCGTCGTCACGCTGTGCGGCACGCTCGCGATCGCCGTGCTCCCGCTGCTCCAGGGCCCGTTGGGGCTCACCGACGCGGAGTTCGGGCGGTGGGTGGGGGCCAGTGTGCACGACGTGGGGCAGGTGGTGGCGACCGCGCAGACCGCCGGGGGTGACGCGCTCGGCGAGGGCGTGCTCGTCAAGCTGATGCGGGTGGCCGTGCTCGCGCCGCTCGTCGCGGCGGTCGCCGTCTCCGTACGGGCCCGGGGCGCGGCCGCGCCCGGTGAGCGGCGGCCCGCCGTGGTGCCGCTCTTCGTCGCCGGGTTCCTGCTGATGGTGGGCCTGCGCAGTACGGACCTGCTGTCGGGGTCCGCCCTCGACGCGGCCGGGCTCGCCCAGGAGCTCCTCCTCGGGGCGGCGCTCTTCGGGCTCGGCAGCGCGGTGGACCTGCGGTCGCTGGCCCGTACGGGGGGCCGGGTGGCCCTGGTGGGGCTGTGCGCCTGGGTGGTGGTGGCGGGGGTCTCCTACGCGGGGGTCTGCCTGACGGCGTGA
- a CDS encoding cysteine dioxygenase family protein — protein MTTPTAHHAPPARTTERTDALVADIREAVGRGLPPDLTAYLVGERLAPHLGAVGLLTDEQCEGDPDRYRQHLLHAEADGSFSVVALVWMPGQRTSVHDHVSWCVTGVHEGEEHERRYRLVPAAGPGASARLIATEDVVNPTGAVCGFAPPGDIHRVWNAGTGRAISLHVYGADISRLGTSVRRVYDLPADR, from the coding sequence ATGACCACCCCCACCGCGCACCACGCTCCGCCCGCCCGCACGACCGAGCGGACCGACGCGCTCGTCGCCGACATCCGCGAGGCCGTCGGCCGCGGTCTGCCGCCGGACCTGACCGCCTACCTCGTCGGCGAGCGGCTGGCGCCGCACCTCGGCGCGGTCGGCCTGCTCACCGACGAGCAGTGCGAGGGCGACCCCGACCGCTACCGGCAGCACCTCCTGCACGCCGAGGCCGACGGCAGCTTCTCCGTCGTCGCGCTCGTCTGGATGCCCGGCCAGCGCACCTCCGTGCACGACCACGTCTCCTGGTGCGTGACCGGGGTGCACGAGGGCGAGGAGCACGAGCGGCGCTACCGGCTCGTGCCCGCGGCCGGGCCCGGCGCCTCCGCGCGGCTCATCGCCACCGAGGACGTCGTCAACCCCACCGGCGCGGTGTGCGGCTTCGCGCCCCCCGGCGACATCCACCGGGTGTGGAACGCCGGCACGGGGCGCGCGATATCCCTGCACGTCTACGGCGCGGACATCTCCCGGCTCGGCACGAGCGTGCGGCGCGTGTACGACCTGCCGGCCGACCGCTGA
- a CDS encoding LysR family transcriptional regulator: MFDSRHIRSFHEVVRTGSYSAAARSLGYTQPAITQQMKALERSVGTVLFTRVGRRMRLTEAGEALSRHAGVILGNIDAAQQQMNAITRLRTGRVRLCAFPSATATLIPEALARLARGHRGIRVELQEYEPPESLQRLVHGDADITLAFTYPGLREDVPDEVVEVPLMEDQLTVLLPTGHPLARRRSVRLADLSEERWIAGCLRCRANFLHECAEQGFAPDIAFTTDDNLVIQSLVSEGLGIAMMPGLVLNFLCHRSVTGRPLDPASRRQVSAYVLREHLRIPATALVLDELKAVAANRVGC, encoded by the coding sequence GTGTTCGACTCCCGGCACATCAGGTCCTTCCACGAAGTGGTCCGCACCGGCTCGTACTCGGCGGCGGCCCGCTCGCTCGGCTATACGCAGCCCGCGATCACCCAGCAGATGAAGGCGCTCGAACGGTCCGTGGGCACGGTCCTGTTCACCCGCGTCGGCCGCCGCATGCGCCTGACCGAGGCGGGCGAGGCGCTGTCCCGGCACGCGGGAGTCATCCTCGGCAACATCGACGCCGCCCAGCAGCAGATGAACGCGATCACGCGGCTGCGCACCGGCCGCGTCCGGCTCTGCGCGTTCCCGAGCGCCACCGCCACGCTGATACCGGAGGCCCTCGCCCGGCTCGCCCGCGGCCACCGCGGCATCCGCGTCGAGCTCCAGGAGTACGAGCCGCCGGAGTCGCTCCAGCGCCTCGTGCACGGCGACGCCGACATCACGCTGGCCTTCACCTACCCCGGCCTGCGCGAGGACGTGCCGGACGAGGTCGTCGAAGTACCGCTGATGGAGGACCAGTTGACGGTCCTGCTGCCGACCGGGCACCCGCTGGCCAGGCGCCGCTCGGTGCGCCTGGCCGACCTGTCCGAGGAGCGCTGGATCGCCGGGTGCCTGCGCTGCCGGGCCAACTTCCTGCACGAGTGCGCCGAGCAGGGCTTCGCGCCCGACATCGCCTTCACCACCGACGACAACCTGGTCATCCAGAGCCTCGTCTCCGAGGGGCTCGGCATCGCCATGATGCCGGGGCTCGTCCTCAACTTCCTGTGCCACCGCTCCGTCACGGGCCGCCCCCTGGACCCGGCGTCGCGGCGGCAGGTGTCCGCGTACGTCCTGCGCGAGCACCTGAGGATCCCCGCGACGGCGCTCGTCCTGGACGAGCTGAAGGCGGTCGCGGCGAACCGGGTGGGCTGCTGA
- a CDS encoding WYL domain-containing protein, with the protein MKSDRLLSILLLLQTRGRVSAPELAERLEVSVRTIYRDVDALSAAGVPVYAERGRHGGIALLPGFRTDVTGLTADESRALFLLAARGAHAALGLDAALGSALRKVMAALPEPHRPAAELTSRRILVDAERWTRGPGAGLPVDHLGVLQDAVLADRRLRVRYRHSGASEPRTYTLDPYGLVSKAGVWYLVADRAGRPRLFRADRVRAARLTDEPVRRRAGVELAHVWEELKRRVERRAGGVEVTVRVRRERYEQFLRLQAGALTRVVEDDGAGEWVTVVLALEAVGAARMLLPFAASVEVVAPPEVREDLARAAAAVTDLYRQ; encoded by the coding sequence GTGAAGTCCGACCGGCTCCTGTCGATCCTGCTGCTGCTCCAGACCCGGGGGCGGGTGTCCGCGCCCGAGCTCGCCGAGCGCCTGGAGGTGTCCGTCCGCACCATCTACCGCGACGTCGACGCGCTGTCCGCCGCCGGCGTCCCGGTGTACGCCGAGCGCGGGCGGCACGGCGGCATCGCCCTGCTGCCCGGCTTCCGCACGGACGTCACGGGGCTGACCGCCGACGAGTCCCGCGCGCTGTTCCTGCTCGCCGCGCGGGGCGCGCACGCGGCGCTCGGCCTGGACGCCGCACTCGGCTCGGCCCTGCGCAAGGTGATGGCGGCGCTGCCCGAACCGCACCGGCCCGCCGCCGAGCTGACGAGCCGCCGCATCCTGGTGGACGCCGAGCGCTGGACGCGCGGTCCGGGCGCGGGCCTGCCCGTGGACCACCTCGGGGTGCTCCAGGACGCCGTCCTCGCGGACCGGCGGCTGCGCGTGCGCTACCGGCACAGCGGCGCGAGCGAGCCGCGGACGTACACCCTCGATCCGTACGGCCTGGTGTCCAAGGCGGGCGTCTGGTACCTGGTGGCCGACCGCGCGGGCAGGCCGCGGCTGTTCCGCGCCGACCGGGTGCGCGCGGCGCGGCTGACGGACGAGCCGGTCAGGCGCCGGGCGGGCGTGGAACTCGCCCACGTCTGGGAGGAGCTGAAGCGGCGGGTGGAGCGGCGCGCGGGCGGCGTCGAGGTGACCGTGCGGGTGCGCCGCGAGCGCTACGAGCAGTTCCTGCGGCTCCAGGCCGGCGCGCTCACGCGGGTGGTGGAGGACGACGGCGCGGGGGAGTGGGTCACCGTCGTGCTCGCGCTGGAGGCGGTGGGCGCGGCCCGCATGCTGCTGCCCTTCGCCGCCTCCGTGGAGGTCGTGGCGCCCCCGGAGGTGCGCGAGGACTTGGCGCGGGCCGCCGCGGCCGTCACTGACCTGTACCGTCAGTGA
- a CDS encoding alpha/beta fold hydrolase codes for MTNTLADWVLDRTFASSSGAVRWAVLGPEDASPVVLVHGTPFSSYVWRGVARALARDHRVYVWDLPGYGASEMRPGQDVSLAAQGRVLTELLAHWGLDGERRPAVAAHDFGGCVALRAHLLHGARYARLALVDPVALAPWGSPTYRLLGAHAEVFGQLPPALHEALVREYVGSASHRGLHPAVLDRLVAPWCTEAGRPAFYRQIEQNDQRFTDEVQGRYGEVEPPVLICWGTEDTWIPVARGHELAGLVPGAELRLIEGAGHLVQEDAPAELTGELGRFLGAGLSGAH; via the coding sequence ATGACGAACACGCTCGCCGACTGGGTCCTCGACCGCACCTTCGCCTCCTCGTCCGGCGCCGTCCGCTGGGCCGTCCTCGGGCCCGAGGACGCGAGCCCCGTCGTCCTCGTCCACGGCACGCCCTTCTCCTCGTACGTGTGGCGGGGCGTCGCCCGGGCCCTCGCGCGCGACCACCGCGTGTACGTGTGGGACCTGCCCGGGTACGGCGCCTCGGAGATGCGCCCCGGGCAGGACGTGTCGCTCGCCGCGCAGGGCCGCGTGCTCACCGAACTGCTCGCCCACTGGGGCCTGGACGGCGAGCGGCGCCCGGCCGTCGCCGCCCACGACTTCGGCGGCTGCGTGGCGCTGCGCGCCCACCTCCTGCACGGCGCCCGCTACGCCCGGCTGGCCCTCGTCGACCCGGTGGCGCTCGCGCCCTGGGGCTCGCCCACGTACCGGCTGCTCGGCGCGCACGCCGAGGTCTTCGGGCAGCTGCCGCCCGCGCTGCACGAGGCGCTGGTGCGCGAGTACGTCGGCTCCGCGAGCCACCGCGGGCTGCACCCGGCCGTCCTCGACCGGCTCGTCGCGCCCTGGTGCACCGAGGCGGGCAGGCCCGCGTTCTACCGGCAGATCGAGCAGAACGACCAGCGCTTCACCGACGAGGTCCAGGGCCGGTACGGCGAGGTGGAGCCGCCCGTGCTCATCTGCTGGGGCACCGAGGACACCTGGATCCCGGTGGCGCGCGGGCACGAGCTCGCCGGGCTCGTCCCCGGCGCCGAGCTGCGCCTCATCGAGGGCGCCGGACATCTCGTACAGGAGGACGCTCCCGCGGAACTCACCGGGGAGCTCGGTCGTTTCCTGGGTGCGGGCCTCTCCGGAGCTCACTGA
- a CDS encoding TetR family transcriptional regulator, producing MSHTPGDHPVGIRQAQKQKTRQALLDAALRLLEEQSLSSLGLREVTRAVGVAPTAFYRHFRDTADLGVALVEEALGSLHTTLAAMLAATGDGEERIAGAVELIASYVRAHPAHVRFIARERHGGVRAVREAIGDQLALFAREVADRFAEEPEAAGWSADDLLMLARTYVDHMVMTASALLETDDEGEVTDTARSQLRLVGLGRRHWLDAPPERA from the coding sequence ATGAGTCACACCCCCGGCGACCACCCCGTCGGCATCCGGCAGGCGCAGAAGCAGAAGACCAGGCAGGCCCTCCTGGACGCCGCCCTGCGCCTGCTGGAGGAGCAGAGCCTGTCCAGCCTGGGCCTGCGCGAGGTCACCCGCGCCGTGGGCGTGGCGCCCACCGCCTTCTACCGGCACTTCCGCGACACCGCCGACCTGGGCGTGGCACTCGTCGAGGAGGCCCTCGGCAGCCTGCACACGACGCTCGCGGCGATGCTGGCGGCCACCGGTGACGGCGAGGAACGGATCGCGGGCGCCGTCGAGTTGATCGCCTCCTACGTGCGCGCGCACCCGGCGCACGTGCGCTTCATCGCCCGGGAGCGGCACGGCGGCGTACGGGCCGTGCGGGAGGCCATCGGCGACCAGCTCGCGCTGTTCGCGCGGGAGGTGGCGGACCGGTTCGCCGAGGAGCCGGAGGCCGCGGGCTGGAGCGCGGACGACCTCCTGATGCTCGCGCGGACGTACGTGGACCACATGGTGATGACGGCCTCCGCGCTCCTGGAGACCGACGACGAGGGCGAGGTCACCGACACGGCCCGCAGCCAGCTGCGCCTGGTGGGCCTCGGCCGCCGCCACTGGCTCGACGCGCCGCCGGAAAGGGCCTGA
- a CDS encoding DUF4190 domain-containing protein, protein MAVASFVLGLLGLLVLNVVLGPVAIALACVALWRGTARRGRALLGLGLGVADLVVLAALVSLDGTVSWSLAG, encoded by the coding sequence ATGGCCGTCGCCTCCTTCGTCCTCGGACTGCTCGGGCTGCTCGTGCTGAACGTCGTGCTCGGCCCCGTCGCGATCGCGCTCGCCTGCGTCGCGCTGTGGCGGGGCACCGCCCGGCGCGGCCGCGCCCTGCTCGGGCTCGGGCTCGGCGTCGCCGACCTCGTGGTTCTCGCCGCGCTCGTCTCCCTGGACGGCACGGTCTCCTGGAGCCTGGCGGGCTGA